The genomic stretch ACAGGGAGTATTTTGATAAACAATAAAGGATATGAAAAGGATTTTGTTTTTGCTTTGGGGATTACTGGTATTTTACCAGGTTGGAGCGCAGAACCGGAAAATAGCATTTGAGAAGACAACTTTGCGAGAAGCCTTGAATAAGGCCTCTTCCGAGAGGAAATTGACATTCGTGGACTGTTACACGGAATATTGCGGACCTTGCAAGACGATGGATGCGTTAGTATTCACGTTGGATAGTGTTGCCGATTTCTTTAATTCCACGTTCGTGAACGTGAAGTTGGATATGTTGTCCGAGGATGGCAAGCAATACGCGGATACGTATAAAATCGGGGCATACCCGTCGTTCCTGTTGTTGGATCACGAGGGAAAGATCGTGTACAAGTTTGTCGGGGGCAAAACGGCGGACGTGTTCATGGCGGAGATCAGGAAAGGGATGAGGCCGGATAACCGGGTAGCCCGGATGAACGAGACTTATGCTTCGGGGAAGTATTCCAACGATTTTCTGCGGGAATACGTTCAGTTGAAGTTGCAGTTGCTCGAACGAAAGGAGTGTCTCCGGCTTGGAAAAGAGTATTTTGACCGGCTCACGCCCCGGGAGCGGGTGAAGGCTGAGAACTGGTTTTTGTTCGAGGATCGGGTTCTGGGTGGTGTTAATAGCGCAAACATGCGTTATTTGTTGGAGCATTGGCAAGAGTTTGTAAAAGAGTACGGGGAGGAAAAGGTGTTTGACCGGATTACTTCGCTTTACAGGGATATGACGGAATGGGTGTTGCAAGGTTGGTATTTCAATGATTTCGAACGTAAGCCGGAAGATTTTGTGTATTATAAACAAAGAATAGCGGCAATCCCGGTTCATTTTCAGCGGGATTACCTGATCATGATGGACGTGAACAAGGCTATTTGCGAGGGGGATAAGGCAACGGCCCGGAAACTTCTGGAAGATCATATCGCTGATTTTGACAAGAAAAATCAACAAGTGATGTTCGGGGGGATGTCTTTATTCCCGTTGCGTGAGGGAAAGTATGATCCGCAATTATTAAATATTGCCCGTAAAGTGGTGCAAAGTGACGGGTTGACGAACTTGGTGAATTATTTTAAGTCGATTTTGAGCCCGGAAGAGGTGTACACGGGCGAAAAGTATGACGTGCAGAATTTGAAGGATAAAATTGGTTCCACGATGATCGTTCCCTTTTTTCACCCGACAAAACCGTTATTCTGGTACGTGTGGGATGACGGTTCCGGGAAACGGGTTTATTATGCCTATGATGCCCGGATGGGGAAACGGGAATTGTATGATCAGGAAGTTATTGATAGCTTGGTGCGGGATATGTTTCCGGGACAAGAGGGGAGTGTTTACTATTCTCCGGAATTTGAAGGAGATGAATTGTTAGCTAAATTGCAGGTTCGGGGAAAGACGTTCGTGTATGATGCCCGAAAACGAGTGTTATTACCTTCCGAACCCAAGAAATACCCGGAAGTGCGTCCGTATGGGGTATCTCCGGATTTAAAGTACGAGTTGATCACGAGAGAACATGATCTGTGGTTGGAGGATAAAGATCAGAAGAAACAGGTACAACTTACTTTTGACGGGGAGGACGATTATGAATTTGAAATTCCGGATATCGAGTGGTTGACGGAAGACGGGACTTTTTACATCACGAGAAAAGATGAACGGGATATAAGGACTTTTCCCCTGGTGTATTCTCTTCGGGAACCGCAACCTGTTGTTTCCGAGTATAAATACGAATTACCGGGAGATACGCTTGTAGCGAGGCAGGAGTTGTTTGTCGGTAATGTCAGAACGGGTGATTTTAAAAAGGTCGACGTGGAACGGTGGCGGGGGCAGTTGCTGGAAGTGCTGAAAGTTGCCGATGTGCATGATCGGGTATTTTTTATTCGCAAGAAGGGAACGCGGGATGAGTTTGAGTTGTGTTCCGCGGATGCGAAGACGGGGGAAGTGAAAGTGATACTACACGAGGTTAGTAAACCGTATCTGAATGAAGAGTTATTCAGTTGTCGGGTGGTGAACGGGGGGAAAGATATTTTCCTGTGGTCGGATCGTTCCGGTTGGGGACATTATTATCATTATTCCGGTGAAGGGAAGTTGTTGAACGCGGTTACTTCGGGAGAGTGGACGGCTGGGAGAATCATGAAGATCGACACGGAGAAGAAACAGATCTACCTGTATGGATACGGCAAAGAGAAAGGGCGTAATCCGAATTATACTTTCGCGTATCGTGTCGGTTTCAACGGGAAGAAAATAACCCTGTTGACACCGGAAAATGCGACTCACGGGGTGTTTATTCATTTGCCCGGGAATCTGATTGTTGATAATTTTTCCCGGATAGACACGGTACCGCGCATCTCCGTGCGGGACGGTAACGGACGTTTGTTGACGGTGCTGGAAGAGGCGGATGTTTCCAAGCTGTTGGAATACGGGTGGAAGTTCCCGGAACAGTTTACCGTGAAGGCTGCCGACGGGAAGACGGATTTGTACGGGATCATGTGGAAACCTTATGATTTTGATCCCTCGAAGAAATACCCGATCGTGTCGCAGGTGTACCCCGGGCCACAGACAGAAACCGTGTGGACGGACTTTACGGTGCTGGATCGTTATAATAACACGGCTTTGGCTCAACGGGGTATTATCGTGGTTTGTTTCGGACACCGGGGTGGTTCGCCTTTCCGGGATAAAGCGTACGCCACGTACGGGTATGGAAATTTGAGGGATTACGCTCTGGCGGATGACAAGTACGGCATCGAGCAGTTGGGACGAGAATACGCGTTTATTGACACGAATCGGGTAGGTATTTTCGGTCACTCCGGGGGTGGTATGATGGCTTTTGCCGCTATTTGTACTTACCCGGATTTTTATAAGGTTGCCGTGGCTTCTTCCGGGAATCATGATAACCGTATCTATAACCGGACGTGGGGAGAGACTTACCAGGGGATAGGCGATGATCATAAATTTACCGTTAAAACGAATCAGGAGTTGGCGAAATATCTGAAAGGGCATTTACTCTTGGTTACGGGTGAGGTGGATAACAACGTGCATCCGGCTAACACGTTCCGGGTGGCGAATGAATTGATCCTGCAAGGGAAGGACTTCGATTTGCTGGTGTTGCCGGGGCAAGGACATGGGTATGATGGCCCTTATAAGGCCTATTTTGAAAAGAAGAAGAGGGATTATTTCACGAAATACTTGTTGAATAAATAATTGTAATACAGTTTGTAAATTGTGAAGGAGAGATTTCCGGTGAAAACGGATTTTTCTCCTTTCGTTTTTTATCGTGTCGGGTAAATGCGTTTGCCTCGAAGGGGTGGAAGGTAGACGATGGTATCTCGCACGGTAGTCTCGCCGGTGTCTCACTAGTAAGTTCATTGAAAGTTAACTGAAAATTGACTGGAAATTGATTGAATATTCAATCGAAGTATAATCGAAGTCTAATTGATGCATAATCGAAGCATTAGTGAAGTGCTAGTGAATCAACGGTTCATCTCCGGTGCGTGTGTAGCGGAATACTAGGGAGGAATATTCGTGTTGTTTATGATTTTTCCTATATTTGTGATCTATTTATGCACGATGGATAAAGCGGAAACAATATTGAATATGTTTAAGGTTGCGGAAAAGGAGGCTTTTCAGTTACTTTATAGCTCGTATTATGAGACGTTGGTGCTTTTTGCCAATCAGATTATAGATGATTCGCAAGCGGCAGAGGATATCGTGCAGGATTGTCTGGTGAAGTTCTGGATTTCCAAGCGATACAGAACGTTAGAGTCCGGTCTGGATAAATATATATTTCAGGCGGTAAAGTTTTCTTCCTTGAATTACGTGAGAGGGGACAATATGGGATATAGTCATTATTACGCTGAGGTGTTACGGGTGAAACAGGTGGCAGAAGAGGTGGCTAAGGGGAAGAATTTGGTTGTCGTTTTTGACGAACTGTTCAAGGGTACGAATGTCAAAGACGCTTATGATGCGACCGTATCGGTAACCGAGGCGTTCTCCATGAACCGGAATTGTACGTTTATCATCTCCACTCATATCATTGAGGCGGGGCATGCTTTGCGGGAGCGCCTTGATAATTTGCATTTTGTTTTTGTACCGACCTTGATGAAAGGAAACGTACCTACTTATCCCTATCGACTTGAAGAAGGAATTACGGATGATCGTCATGGTATGCTGATCATCAATAACGAGCGGATCCTTGAAATGTTGGAATAGTATTATTATCTTTGTGGCACTAGATTTATAGTGTTATGGCAAGAAAAGAAATTACATATATCCCTTCGGCAGAGGTTTGCTCGAAAGAGATTCATATTGTGTTGGAAGACGAGGTGATTGAGGAAGTCGGTTTTAAGAAAGGATGTGCCGGGAATACACAAGGAGTGGCAGCCTTGTTGAAAGGAATGAAAAGGGAAGAAGCTATCCGCCGATTGCGGGGAATCTGTTGTGGGAAAAAGTCAACTTCTTGTCCCGATCAGTTGGCTCAAGCGTTGGAAAATATGGTGTAATTAGAGCGTGATTCTACCGATATAATCGGCAGAACGTTGAACCAAATTTAGATAAAGACGACATAAAGCTAAGACATAGCTGAGTTATGTCGTCTTTATCTTTTTTTGATGCCTTTGATGTGTATCACTTAAACTTTAAATAGGTATGGATAAGGGTTGAAAATGTTTTATTTTACGAGATGTTAAATTTATGATTTTATTAAGAAAATATTTGGTAAATATAAAATAATGTTATATATTTACAAAAAGCAATGATAGGAGCGGGAGTTTGATTTAAGTTAGTAACTTTTAAAATGAAAAGAGATGAAAACTAAATGGAATCAAATGGTAATTGTAGTTCTGCTACTGGTCGTTATCACGAGTATTGTTGTTTACATGTGGATTGGTTTTGCGGAGTTGATCCATTTCTTTGATCACGCTGCAGGTGAGGCTCTCACGGGAATGAAAGTGGTAGGATTGTAACGTGAAGGTTAACCGAGAATGGGGTAAATGGTGGATAAATTTTCCGGGCAGAGTCAATAACCCGATAATTATTGTTATTTTTGTAGGTGTAAAATGTATATGTAAATGGCACCTAAAACGATTCGGGTATTATCTTTATTTTCAGGTTGTGGTGGAATGGATTTAGGATTGGAAGGAGGTTTCTCTATCCATAGGGGGTGTATTAATGAAAAAAGTAATCCTGATTTTATTGAAAAGCAAGGACAAGGTAATTTGGTAAAATTACGTTCTACTCGTTTTCAACTTGTTTTTGCCAATGATATTTTGAAAGAGGCTCGGGTGGCTTGGACTCGTTATTTCGCGAAGTACGGCTATAAACCGGATGTTTACCGGGAAGAGAGTATCGTGGATCTTGTGAAACGTCATAAAGCGGGAGAGAAGATTTTTCCGGAGGGTATAGATGTGGTTACAGGAGGTTTCCCATGTCAAGATTTCAGCGTTGCGGGGAAACGTAATGGATTCAATTCTCATAAAGATCACAAGGGAAAAATTATTGAAGGGGATATTGCCTCGGAGGAAACCCGTGGTAAGTTATATATGTGGATGAAAGAGGTGATTGAAATCACGAAACCCAAATTATTTATTGCCGAAAACGTGAAAGGATTGGTAAATCTTTCTAATGTGAAGGAAATTATTCAACAAGATTTTTCCCGGGCAGATGAAGACGGGTATATCGTGCTGGAGCCTCGTGTACTGCATGCTGCGGATTATGGTGTTCCCCAATCCCGGGAACGAGTGATTTTTATCGGTATTCGTAAATCAGCTTTAATCCCCGCGGCCCGTGAGGCATTGACACGTGATGTTATTCCTGATGAGTACGTGCCTTACCCGTCTCCCAGTCATGCATATCATATTAAGAATAAGGGATTTATGGAACCTCAAACGGTGGGAGGGATGTTTACCGGGTTGAAAGAACCGGAAGAGAGCAACGATTTCTCGCAAAAGGTTTATTCTAAAGCCAAGTTCATGGGTACGCATTGTCAGGGGCAAACCGAAGTGGATGTAAACGGGATCGGACCGACAATTCGTGCCGAGCATCATGGTAATATAGAATATCGGCGACTGTCCAAAGAGCATGGTGGTGTTATTGACCGAGAATTGGACAAGGGGTTAAAAGAGCGTCGTTTAACGCCGCGGGAATGTGCGTTGATACAAACGTTTCCTCTTGATTATGAATTTGTGATTCCTCGGGAGGACAATAAGCAGAGATATATTTTAAGTCCTTCGGCAGCCTATAAGATTATAGGAAATGCCGTTCCGCCTTTATTGGCTTACCATATCGGAAAACGAATTGAGAATTTGTGGAATCTTTATTTTGGAACTGATGAAGTCATTATTTAACCTTGATACGCGGGATGATGCCGCTTTTGAAGCGTTATTACAAAAAACGGTAGATGTGATGAACCGGGAGGCTTTGGCGTGTCCGAAAATGTATGCAGGTTTATTAGGTAGCAAATTGGAAGATAAGGTGGTGGAAGTGTTGCGACAATGTGCCGTGGATACCTGTTTCGAGCATCAGATTATGAAATACTCCGGGCAACGTTTTCCGGATATTGTTGTTGGTGGTTATTACGGGGTTGAGGTAAAAACCACGAAATACAATCACTGGAAATCGACGGGTAGCAGTGTTGCCGAGGGAACCCGTGTGGAAGGTGTGGAGCGGGTGTATCTTTTATTTGGGAAGATGTGTGAACCGATTCGTTTTGTCTGTAAACTTTACGAAGAGTGTTTGTCGGAAGTTGTAGTGACCCATTCTCCCCGTTATCAGGTGGATATGAACTTGTCAAAAGGTGAAACGATATTTGATAAATTGGGAATTCCTTACAATGAATTGCGTCGTCAACCTAATCCTATTCGTACGATACTTGGTTATTATCGTTCTCGTTTGAAAGAGGGGGAAGAGTTGTGGTGGTTGGATAACGACAATTTGCGGGCTTCCAACCTTGTGATTCGGATGTGGAGTTCTTTGTCACAGAAAGAGAAACGGGCTTACCGGATTAAAGGGTTTGTTTTTTTCCCGGAATTATTAAGTAAACGTTCGGATAAATTTAACCGGATGGCTGTTTGGCTAGCTACTCGCGAGGGTATTGTTTGTCCTAGCTTGAGAGATGTTTTCTCAGCTGGAGGGAAGGTGTGTATCGTGAAAGACGGGGAAAAATATCCGGGGGTTTCAAAGGTAATCGGAAGACTTTACCGGGAGTTGTCGACAATAAAAGAATTGGTTCAACACGTTGATTGCGATGAATTACAAGAATACTGGATGTGTCCGGTGGATAATGAATCTAAGTGGGAAACATGGTGTCGGCTGGCAATCAAGCATCTTGAAACAATCAACACAACCCGAATCCCCTTGGAAAAATTAATTCGTTAATATGATCTCCCTATAGTTTTAATCGGAAAATGTCGGATACTTGTTTAAAGCCGTGATGTTCAAAGAAACGGTGGGCCGAATGGTTATTGACTCCCGATTCGAGATAACAATCCTGTATTCCATTTGCCCGGAAACTCTCTGTTGCTCTTTGCAGTAACTCCTGCCCGATGTGTTTGCCTCGATAAGCCGGATCCACGCTGAGGTCAAAAATGACCCCGTAAGGAGAGGCTCCATCATTCGTGATACCGAATAATACAAAACCGATGATAGTTCTATCGTCTAGGTAGAGCAGGAGGGTATTATCCGGGTTTTCCACTTGTCGGTCGAGATATTTCAGCCACATTTCTTTGTAATTCGGGGCGAGTTCATTGCCGTCAAGAGCGATGCCCATTTGCAGTTCCCCGTGGGAAATATAGGCTTTGTGAGACTCTATGATACGGGAAAAAAATTCGCAAAGTTGTGTTCTATAATTGATGGAATATGTTGTTATCATACGTGTAAATTTATTGTGATTTTCTTCTACTATGTTTTATGCGAAGATAGTGAATAATTACCCGAATCATAATTTTCATGCTGAAATATATGCCAATGGAAGTAATAATAACCAGTACAACAGCCGTGAATACCCCAAATTCCTTGGAAATCATCGAGAACACGGGAGCTTCACCGTCACCTTCCAATAGTACCCCGAAAAGGGAGGCTATAGAGATGAAAAGAAGAATGTTTTTCGTGCTGTTGGCTTCTTTCAGGTCTGCAATATTGTTGGCATTTGTTAGGGATTTATCCACTCTTTCCGTGATGTCCTTTAATTGTTGTTCGTCAGCATCAATTCGTAGTCTTCGGCTTGTTTCGTGGTACATGTGTTTGTGAGACATATAGCGTAGATAACGCACCGAATCGAGTTGCAGGATCACATCGGACAAGCTGATGCTTAGGCGGGCATTCTGCTCGATCATGTCCAAAATCTTGTCATTGATGATCGTGAATCCCTGTTGCCCGTCCTTTGATTCCGGATGACTGTTGTCTTTGATTGCTTGTCGGGAGTTGAAAATATACTTGTTTAGCACGTAGTTGATAGTGTGTTTTTTAGCTAACAGAATTTCGACTAATACGAGATATTCCGGCCAACTGACGTGATAACGGTCTCGTCGGGCCAAGTGTTTCTTCCAATCGGTGGGAGCTTCTTTTCCGCGATTTCCATACGTGCCGATAACGAGACTCATGTTTTCATTTGCCAGCACAAGATCATCGGTATCGATAGCGATGTTTTTCCCACAAATATCTTCGAAGCTTGAATCCATACGGTAAGGCCATTCTTCGGGGTAGAGACTCATGAGGCCCACGAGTTCCGCTTTGTGGCATTGTTCGATGTGTTCGATAACTTGGTCTTCCCTCATCCGGTCAAAACGGATTCGTCCATCGTGACCGATACTTTCCCAAATATCCAGAAAGATATAATTATGCCATCCGTATTCGAATTCTTTGAATTCCTTACTTTTGCCTAAGTCTTTTTGTTTTTGTTTGTCAAAGAAATAGCGATAACGTCTTTGTACTTCATCGAAAGTAACACCTTTGATTTTCACGGTTGTCGTGTGGACGTGTGATTCTTCATCGATATGCAAGTTGCTAATTGAAACTACTTTCAAGGAACCGTCGATTTCTTGGCCTTTCTTCTTGTTGTTATATACCCAATGCTCCACGTGTTGCACGATCCCGGCTACGGCAATCAGTTGATCCGTGTTGAACGGAATGTCCGTCTGGCAAAACTTGGTTCCATTAATTCTTCCCGTCGGGCTTACGATGATCCTGTAGGAAATTTCAACCGTCTTGTTGAAAAACACGGCAGCTCGTACGTGTACGTGTCCCCATAGCCTGACGGGAGTGTTTCCGTCAATGTCAATACAGATGTCAAACCCTTTCAAGCGATAACGGTTGATTACTTTATCCGAGTGGGTGAACAACTGATCGTCAAAATGCCCGTCATCATCTTTTTTGATGAAGAAATTTGTTTCGGGTGTCAAGGGAATTTCAATTCCCGCGGAGGTAAAGGTCTGTATCAGTATGATGGAAAATTCATTGTAGATAAGACCGGATTCACACTGGTTGTAATTTCTCATAATACGCACGTTTTGTGCAAATATAATAAATTTTGTAAGGAACTTATATACGAGTTTATTGTAAAATAATGATATATCTTGGATGTGTAATCTGTTGATAATTAAGCGTTTTTTGCAAAGAGAGAATTATAGAGGGGCGTTATAATGTTCTATTGGGTTTAAATTGTGAAACAATATTCGTAAAATACTTGATTTTTATAATTATTTTCATAAATTTAAAGTATATATTACTAGCTAAATTTGTGAACGCCATGGGATTCGAAGGACATGTATTTGATATGATTCGACGTACGAAGCAAAATCGGAAAATGCTTCAGGATCGTCGTGATCGGATGAAAGATCTCATCAAGAAAATAAACGAAAAGCCTTTAACAGGTTTGCTGCAAATTTGTATATAAGTTTCTATCTTTTAATTTTTCAGATACTAGATTTTATTTCTTTTATGGAAATAAAGTATCTGCTTAATTTTGCATTACCTTTGTCCAAAAGGTTTGGATCATGGAGGTTTTTATCAAAAAAATAAGGGAGGCTTACCCGTTATCGGATGAAACCGTTCGTTTGTTGCTCGGTCACACGGAACGAGTTGTTCTTCCTAAAGGAGAACTGTTGATGCGGGAAGGAACAGTTGCAAAATATACCTATTTTATTATCAAAGGATTTGCACGTGGATTTTTTCACAAGGAGGATAGGGATATTACGATTTGGTTCGCTTCCGAGGGAATGTCCCTTTTATCCATGAACGGATATATGTTTTCAACTGCCGGATACGAGAACGTGGAATTGCTGGAAGAATGTGATCTGTTGAAAATATCAAATGAAACGTTGAATTGTTTATTTGATTCCAATATCGAATTGGCGAATTGGGGACGACGGATGTCTGACGGGATTATATTGAAATTCGAAAAATTATTTATGGAACGCTATTTTATGTCAGCCTCGGAGCGTTATCATTTATTGGTTGAGCGGGAACCGGAGATTCTAAAGAAGGTTCCGCTTCGCCATATAGCATCATTTTTAGGTATTTCGCAGGTATCGTTAAGTAGGATCAGGGCGGGAATTCAGTAATTTTAGATACCAATCGTACGAAATCTAATGTACTAGGTGATGACTTCTGTTTTTTTACATATGTAAATTGAAAAGTTAGGAATTTTACAGACCTTTGTGCCCGTTTAATTTAGAAATAGAAAATAGAATGAGGCAGTTGAAAGGTGTACTATTAGCAATGATTTCATCATCCACGTTTGGATTGATCCCCTTGTTTGCTCTTCCGGCCATGAAGGAGGGCGTGGGGTTGGATTCCGTGTTATTTTATCGTTTTGCTATTTCCGCGGTGGTCGTGGGAGTTTATTTGCTATTACGGCGTACGGATCTTCGGGTTACTTTAAAGGAGTTTGGAACAATGTTTCTGTTAGGAGGAGCGTATGCTTCTACCTCGCTTTTCCTAACAGCATCTTACCTGTACATTCCCAGCGGAGTGGCCACGACGATTCATTTCCTTTACCCGGTGTTGGTTACTGCCATCATGATTGTTTTCTTTAAAGATAAAATATCACTCTCCGTGATCATTGCAACGGTGCTGGCTATTGGAGGAGTCTATTTGTTGAGTAGTGGCGAGGGGCAGGGACGGATCAGTTTAAAAGGACTTTTCATGGTACTGTCGACCGTCGTTACTTACGCGATATATATCGTTGGGGTAAATAAGTCCTGTATACGGCACATGGAAGGGTTGAAGATGACTTTTTACATGTTGTTCTGTTGCACGATTATTTTCGGAGTGAATATTTTGGTAAAAGGGCAGGGGTTGGATATGATGCCTAGCGCGAATGCCGTGGTGCATATCTTTTTGTTATCTTTAATTCCAACTCTTGTATCCGATTTAACGTTAATATTGGCAATACAGCACGTGGGTTCAACCACGGCTGCCATTCTGGGATGCATGGAACCCCTGACGGCAGTGAGTATGGGGGTTTTGTTTTTAGAGGAACGTTTTGGAATAGGGCAAATACTAGGAGTTGTTATCGTGCTGGTTGCCGTGTTTATCGTGATCCTGTCCAGTCAGCCGGGACATTTTTCCATGAAACGTTTGATCCCGTCATTTATAAAGATAAGAAGATAAAATTAAAGATTCGTGTTATGGTGAATTTGATTAGAATAACAGAGCCGACAGATATTCGTTTACAGAAACTTCTTTCCCTTTATGAGGAGGCTTTCCCGGAGGAGGAGAGACGCAATGCCAAGCAATTGAAACGGTTGATAAGCGAGAAACCGGAAATGTATTTTAATGCTATCGAGACGAACGGTGTTTTGTCCGGTTTGTTTATCTACTGGGATATGCGGGATTTTTACTACCTCGAACATTTAGCCGTTTTCACCCCGATGCGCAATTTGAAAATCGGACAACAGGTGTTGGACTATATAGCAGAACATTTAGACGGTATGCGATTGTTGGAAGTGGAACCGACCACGGATGAGATGACTACTCGTAGGGTAAATTATTATCGTCGAAACGGGTATGAGATTCTCGATAAAACTTACATGCAACCTTCTTACGATGAAGATATTGAGGTCGGTAACCTTTGGATCATGGGTAACCGGAAGTCTGGTCGTTTACAGGAGTTTATCGAGCGGATAAAGCAGGTGGTTTACCGGGAAAATCGATAACGATTAAACTTTCCCGATTATTGATCGTTTCTTAGTGAGAGCTATAAGAGAAAGAATGGAAATACATAAGAGAAAGAACCTATTGCTCGTTGATTGCTCAGAGCTTAAACAGTGCTTACACATCTCGTTATGGATGAGCGACGTTTGAGCTTCGAATGAGCTCTGGACGTGGGGTATTATTTGGAACTTATTTGTTCTTTATTTGGGATACATTTGTGTATAAATCGTGGGTTAAAATGCAGGAGGATACTTGATTGTTGTGTTTTCTCGATTTTATATGTTATTTTTGCATTTGGTTATTGTAAATGAAATCTTTATATTGTAAATTACAGGTAACATAATTAGATTATGGCAATACAAAGCGAAGCTGCTCTTGAAACTGGACTTGTCCAGACGCTCCAGCAAATGAGTTACGAGTATATTCAGATTGACGAAGGAACAAATCTAAAAGAGAATTTCAAGCGGCAACTGGAAATACATAATAAGAAACAATTAGCAGAACATGGGCGAGAGCGATTTACCGAGGCGGAGTTTGATAAAATTTTACTTTATCTTGAAGGTGGTTCTCGTTTTGAAAAGGCTAAAAAACTTCGAGATCTTTTTGCTTTAGAACTTGAAAATGGTTGTCGTTTGTGGGTGTCATTTCTCAATAAGAAACAATGGTGTCAAAATGAGTTTCAAGTTTCTAACCAAATCACGATAGAGGGACGCAAGAAATGTCGATATGATGTTACTATCTTGGTGAATGGTTTACCATTAGTACAAATCGAATTAAAACGCCGAGGTACAGAATTGAAACAGGCATATAATCAAGTGCAGCGTTACCATAAGACTTCATTTCATGGTCTGTTCGATTACATTCAGATATTTGTTATTTCCAATGGGGTGAACACGCGTTATTTTGCAAACAATCCTAATCAGGGCTATAAATTCACGTTCACTTGGACGGATGCTGCAAATACACCGTTTAACGATCTTTCGATGTTTGCACAAATGTTCTTTGATAAATGTACTCTTGGTAAGATGATAAGTAAATATATCGTACTGCATGAGGGTGATAAATGTTTGATGGTACTACGTCCTTACCAATATTACGCGGTAGAAGAGATCCTCAATTGTGTACAGAACACCAATAAAAATGGATATATCTGGCATACGACGGGGGCGGGAAAGACGCTCACGTCGTTTAAAGCGGCTCAGTTAGTGTCTGAAATGGATGGTGTGGATAAAGTGATGTTTGTGGTTGATCGTCATGATCTTGATACTCAAACACAATCAGAATATGACGCTTTTGAGCCTGGGGCAGTGGATAGTACCGAGAATACTTCTGAATTAACACGCAGACTTGAAAGCGACTCGAAGATCATAATTACCACGATACAGAAGCTCAATGCTGCAGTAACACGTACTTGGTATAGTTCGCGTCTAGAGAAAGTGAAGAACAGTCGAATGGTGATGATTTTCGATGAATGTCACCGGAGTCATTTTGGAGACAGTCATAAAAATATTGTAAAATTTTTTCATAACCTACAAATTTTTGGTTTTACCGGAACTCCAATATTTGTCGAGAACTCTGTTGATAAGCGTACAACGAAAGAAATTTTTGGAGAGTGCTTACATAAGTATCTTATTAAAGATGCCAT from Butyricimonas virosa encodes the following:
- a CDS encoding Crp/Fnr family transcriptional regulator, which encodes MEVFIKKIREAYPLSDETVRLLLGHTERVVLPKGELLMREGTVAKYTYFIIKGFARGFFHKEDRDITIWFASEGMSLLSMNGYMFSTAGYENVELLEECDLLKISNETLNCLFDSNIELANWGRRMSDGIILKFEKLFMERYFMSASERYHLLVEREPEILKKVPLRHIASFLGISQVSLSRIRAGIQ
- a CDS encoding EamA family transporter yields the protein MRQLKGVLLAMISSSTFGLIPLFALPAMKEGVGLDSVLFYRFAISAVVVGVYLLLRRTDLRVTLKEFGTMFLLGGAYASTSLFLTASYLYIPSGVATTIHFLYPVLVTAIMIVFFKDKISLSVIIATVLAIGGVYLLSSGEGQGRISLKGLFMVLSTVVTYAIYIVGVNKSCIRHMEGLKMTFYMLFCCTIIFGVNILVKGQGLDMMPSANAVVHIFLLSLIPTLVSDLTLILAIQHVGSTTAAILGCMEPLTAVSMGVLFLEERFGIGQILGVVIVLVAVFIVILSSQPGHFSMKRLIPSFIKIRR
- a CDS encoding GNAT family N-acetyltransferase, coding for MVNLIRITEPTDIRLQKLLSLYEEAFPEEERRNAKQLKRLISEKPEMYFNAIETNGVLSGLFIYWDMRDFYYLEHLAVFTPMRNLKIGQQVLDYIAEHLDGMRLLEVEPTTDEMTTRRVNYYRRNGYEILDKTYMQPSYDEDIEVGNLWIMGNRKSGRLQEFIERIKQVVYRENR